From Strix uralensis isolate ZFMK-TIS-50842 chromosome 1, bStrUra1, whole genome shotgun sequence, a single genomic window includes:
- the MSC gene encoding musculin: MSTGSGSEAEELPEMDLRALQLDYPPPPAKRQPRGELYPSGDNSSAAEEEEEEEEEEEEEEEDGEGSCAAGPAGSGCKRKRARGGGPGGKKAASGPRGPPPEGKQSQRNAANARERARMRVLSKAFSRLKTSLPWVPPDTKLSKLDTLRLASSYIAHLRQLLQEDRYENGYVHPVNLTWPFVVSGRPDSDTKEVSTASRLCGTTA; the protein is encoded by the exons ATGTCCACGGGCTCCGGGAGCGAGGCGGAGGAGCTGCCCGAGATGGACCTGCGGGCGCTGCAGCTGGACTACCCGCCGCCGCCGGCCAAGCGCCAGCCCCGCGGCGAGCTCTACCCCTCGGGGGACAACTCCtcggcggcggaggaggaggaggaggaggaagaggaggaggaggaggaggaggaggacggcgAGGGCAgctgcgcggcggggccggcgggcagcGGCTGCAAGAGGaagcgggcgcggggcggcggtcCCGGGGGCAAGAAGGCGGCGTCGGGcccgcgggggccgccgcccGAGGGGAAGCAGTCCCAGCGCAACGCGGCCAACGCGCGGGAGCGGGCGCGGATGCGGGTGCTGAGCAAGGCGTTCTCCCGCCTGAAGACGAGCCTGCCCTGGGTGCCGCCCGACACCAAGCTCTCCAAGCTGGACACGCTGCGCCTGGCGTCCAGCTACATCGCCCACCTCCGGCAGCTCCTGCAGGAGGACCGCTACGAGAACGGCTACGTCCACCCCGTCAACCTG aCTTGGCCATTTGTGGTTTCAGGAAGACCTGACTCTGACACCAAAGAAGTTTCTACTGCCAGCAGATTATGTGGAACTACCGCATAG